The SAR324 cluster bacterium genome has a segment encoding these proteins:
- the clpS gene encoding ATP-dependent Clp protease adapter ClpS, with protein MSNFRTEEEVGSKTRQQLRPPSMYKVLLHNDDYTTMEFVVLVLESVFHKNSAEATQIMLEVHHRGFGVCGIYPFEIAETKVEDVHDLAKQHEFPLKASMDEV; from the coding sequence ATGAGCAATTTTCGCACTGAAGAAGAAGTTGGCAGTAAAACCCGGCAACAGTTACGTCCACCGTCAATGTACAAAGTTCTGTTGCATAATGATGATTACACCACAATGGAATTCGTGGTGCTTGTGCTGGAGTCTGTTTTTCATAAAAACAGTGCGGAAGCGACTCAAATCATGCTGGAAGTTCATCACCGGGGATTTGGTGTGTGCGGTATTTATCCTTTTGAAATCGCGGAAACCAAGGTGGAAGATGTCCATGATCTTGCGAAACAGCATGAGTTTCCCTTAAAAGCAAGCATGGATGAGGTATAA
- a CDS encoding serine acetyltransferase has protein sequence MVREPICLPLCLKEGINFSGECVSNEIRFQKALADIIKSYQKHSEIAQIDEICLPAKDSIQRLADDIQVLFFPGLIRQECLDPLDLPYVIGQKTLSIHHRLKSYIRQVLLWEAVQRGEQAEESLIKERIETIAFEFIEYIPEIREILSDDVDAIFRGDPAAKNKKEIVIAYPGMMALSIHRTAHFFYNRNIPILPRIMSEYVHSQTGIDIHPGAKLGRGTMIDHGTGVVIGETSILGDHIRIYQGVTLGALSPDKKHAHYNQVKRHPTIEDNVVIYAGATILGGETVIGRDSVIGGNVWITRSVPSGSKIYMDTQWTTQKSVSFDN, from the coding sequence ATGGTGCGGGAACCTATATGTCTACCGCTCTGTTTAAAAGAGGGTATTAATTTTTCTGGAGAATGTGTGAGTAATGAAATTCGTTTTCAAAAAGCCTTAGCTGATATTATTAAATCCTATCAGAAACATTCTGAAATCGCGCAAATTGATGAAATATGCCTGCCTGCCAAAGACAGTATTCAACGTCTGGCCGATGATATACAGGTCTTGTTCTTTCCGGGGTTGATTCGGCAGGAATGTCTGGACCCACTGGATTTGCCTTATGTGATCGGTCAAAAAACCCTTTCCATTCACCATCGGTTGAAATCCTACATTAGGCAGGTGTTGCTCTGGGAAGCTGTTCAGCGAGGCGAACAGGCTGAGGAATCTCTGATCAAGGAACGTATTGAAACGATTGCGTTTGAGTTTATAGAGTATATTCCTGAGATCCGGGAAATTCTTTCTGACGATGTGGATGCCATTTTCCGTGGAGATCCCGCCGCAAAAAATAAAAAGGAAATTGTGATTGCCTACCCGGGAATGATGGCACTCAGCATTCACAGGACCGCTCATTTTTTCTACAACAGAAATATCCCCATTCTGCCCCGCATCATGAGTGAATATGTCCATTCCCAAACAGGGATTGATATTCATCCCGGCGCAAAACTTGGACGTGGCACCATGATTGATCATGGAACCGGTGTGGTCATCGGCGAAACTTCGATTCTGGGTGACCATATCCGTATCTATCAGGGCGTCACGCTGGGTGCGCTGAGTCCGGATAAAAAACATGCCCACTACAATCAGGTCAAACGACATCCAACCATTGAAGACAATGTGGTGATTTATGCAGGTGCCACTATTTTAGGTGGAGAAACAGTGATTGGCCGTGATTCTGTGATCGGTGGAAACGTGTGGATCACCCGCAGTGTTCCCTCTGGCAGTAAAATCTATATGGATACTCAATGGACGACGCAGAAATCCGTTTCATTTGACAATTGA
- the cysK gene encoding cysteine synthase A encodes MAIYNDVLELIGHTPVVRLNHLPAPQGATVYGKLEKNNPGGSVKDRIAWGMILDAEKKGLLKPGATIVEPTSGNTGIGLAMVATVRGYKMILTMPDTMSFERRALLEYLGAQIVLTPGELGMKGSIDMATQLRDEHGYYMIYQFSNPANPAVHEQTTALEIVEDFKDLGLDYFVAGVGTGGTISGSGKILKQQFPGLKVIAVEPENSSVIQGKPRGLHGIQGIGAGFIPDNYNPDVVDEIISVKDQDAFQTARDLGAREGLLVGISAGACTWAAMQCALKAGPGKNILAILPDGAGTYMSTALFKRGY; translated from the coding sequence GTGGCAATTTATAATGATGTACTGGAACTCATTGGTCATACCCCGGTCGTGAGACTGAATCATCTTCCTGCTCCGCAAGGCGCGACCGTGTATGGCAAACTTGAAAAAAACAATCCGGGTGGAAGCGTCAAGGACAGGATCGCCTGGGGCATGATTCTGGATGCCGAAAAGAAAGGGTTGCTGAAACCGGGTGCTACGATTGTGGAACCGACATCGGGCAATACCGGAATTGGTCTGGCGATGGTGGCGACCGTCAGAGGCTACAAGATGATATTGACCATGCCAGACACCATGAGCTTTGAACGCAGGGCACTTCTGGAATATCTTGGCGCACAAATCGTTCTGACTCCGGGCGAATTGGGCATGAAGGGCTCTATTGATATGGCGACGCAATTGCGTGACGAACATGGATATTACATGATCTATCAATTCAGCAATCCGGCGAATCCCGCAGTGCATGAACAGACAACAGCCCTTGAGATTGTTGAGGATTTCAAGGATCTTGGACTCGATTATTTTGTGGCCGGTGTTGGCACAGGCGGAACCATCAGCGGATCCGGTAAAATTCTTAAACAACAGTTCCCTGGCCTTAAAGTCATTGCGGTAGAGCCTGAAAACTCTTCGGTTATCCAGGGGAAACCTCGAGGGTTGCATGGAATTCAGGGCATTGGCGCGGGTTTTATTCCTGACAATTACAATCCGGACGTGGTGGATGAAATTATTTCTGTCAAAGACCAGGATGCCTTTCAAACCGCCAGAGATCTGGGGGCACGTGAAGGATTGCTGGTTGGAATCTCTGCTGGAGCCTGTACCTGGGCCGCAATGCAGTGTGCTCTGAAAGCCGGACCCGGCAAAAATATTCTGGCAATCCTGCCTGATGGTGCGGGAACCTATATGTCTACCGCTCTGTTTAAAAGAGGGTATTAA
- the pyrE gene encoding orotate phosphoribosyltransferase encodes MKEYKQEFIEFIVQVKALQFGSFTLKSGRTSPYFFNSSLFNSGGLISRLGYFYAAAIHQEFPEATLIYGPAYKGIPLCVAAAMEFSRNFGEIGYVFNRKEAKTHGDKGLLVGQIPIPADIMVMVDDVITDGATKKEAVALLQELTPARFAGVLVSLDRRETNTEGKNTVRAFEESTGIAVRSIVNIDEVCEYLCERDIGGNVYMTRETLRQIQEYRKQFGEQ; translated from the coding sequence ATGAAAGAATACAAACAGGAATTTATTGAATTTATTGTCCAGGTCAAAGCCTTGCAATTTGGCAGTTTTACCCTGAAAAGCGGCAGAACATCCCCTTATTTTTTCAATTCATCCCTGTTCAACTCTGGTGGTTTGATCAGTCGTCTGGGTTATTTTTATGCGGCGGCCATCCATCAGGAATTCCCCGAAGCAACCCTGATCTATGGCCCCGCGTATAAAGGTATTCCGCTGTGTGTGGCCGCCGCCATGGAGTTTTCCAGAAATTTTGGCGAAATTGGCTATGTGTTCAACCGTAAAGAAGCTAAAACGCATGGCGACAAAGGACTTCTGGTCGGGCAAATCCCGATCCCTGCTGACATCATGGTCATGGTGGATGATGTGATCACCGATGGTGCCACAAAAAAAGAAGCGGTGGCTCTCCTTCAGGAATTGACACCGGCCCGGTTTGCCGGAGTTCTTGTGTCACTGGACAGAAGGGAAACCAATACGGAAGGAAAAAATACGGTCAGAGCCTTCGAGGAAAGCACTGGTATTGCGGTTCGATCCATTGTGAACATTGATGAAGTTTGTGAATATCTCTGTGAACGCGATATTGGCGGTAATGTTTACATGACCCGGGAAACACTGCGCCAGATTCAGGAATACCGCAAACAGTTTGGCGAGCAATGA
- a CDS encoding CoA pyrophosphatase, whose protein sequence is MLTQLEQQLARFHPPHNPNIKKRASVLILLLERDDSLNFLLTRRSDQLRSHSGQVSFPGGKQDHEDSGPLETALRETHEELGIVPETVRIIGQIDQIISRHLYLVTPFVGIIQNDLQIIPNPDEIESVFEVPVHFFMESEHHTAEIRNDFQRPFISHHYHYADYDIWGMTAMLILRLLEIGWSYVPDYPVYHPEAPTWMELSQNFSG, encoded by the coding sequence ATGCTCACTCAACTGGAACAGCAACTTGCCCGCTTTCACCCTCCTCATAATCCCAATATCAAAAAACGCGCTTCGGTTCTGATTCTTCTGCTGGAACGCGACGATTCCCTGAATTTTCTGCTCACACGTCGTTCAGACCAACTGCGTTCACATTCAGGTCAGGTGTCTTTTCCCGGCGGAAAACAGGATCATGAGGATTCCGGTCCCTTGGAAACCGCCCTGCGTGAAACCCATGAAGAACTGGGTATTGTTCCTGAAACCGTCCGGATCATCGGCCAGATTGATCAGATCATTTCCAGGCACCTCTACCTCGTAACGCCCTTTGTCGGTATCATTCAGAACGATTTGCAGATCATTCCCAACCCTGATGAAATTGAAAGCGTGTTTGAAGTTCCAGTCCATTTTTTTATGGAATCGGAACACCACACCGCAGAAATCCGGAATGATTTTCAGCGTCCTTTTATTTCTCATCATTACCATTATGCTGACTATGACATCTGGGGAATGACCGCCATGCTGATCTTGCGGTTGCTGGAAATCGGCTGGAGTTATGTGCCCGATTATCCTGTTTATCATCCGGAGGCCCCCACATGGATGGAACTTTCACAGAATTTTTCCGGGTGA
- a CDS encoding molybdenum cofactor biosynthesis protein MoaE has protein sequence MPCAVVRESIDIHSLLNRGRHQAAGARILFCGDVRNHSEQKEVIFLEYEAHESMALKKIHEIVASAEKKWPIHYVEVVHRLGKMEVTECSVAIVVSCSHRREAYEASRYIIDTIKHTVPIWKKEHFTDGTSSWSKGCEACEIHEHET, from the coding sequence ATGCCATGTGCCGTTGTCAGGGAATCTATTGATATTCATTCATTACTGAATCGTGGCCGTCATCAGGCGGCTGGTGCCCGGATATTATTTTGCGGGGATGTCAGGAATCATAGTGAGCAAAAAGAAGTGATTTTTCTGGAATATGAAGCTCATGAATCCATGGCACTTAAAAAAATCCATGAAATTGTAGCCTCTGCCGAGAAAAAATGGCCGATTCATTATGTCGAGGTCGTTCATCGTCTGGGGAAAATGGAGGTCACCGAATGCTCTGTAGCGATTGTCGTGTCGTGTTCTCACCGCAGGGAAGCCTATGAAGCGAGTCGTTATATCATTGATACGATAAAGCATACGGTTCCAATCTGGAAAAAAGAACATTTCACAGATGGCACTTCTTCATGGAGCAAGGGGTGTGAAGCCTGTGAAATCCACGAACATGAAACCTGA
- a CDS encoding TerB family tellurite resistance protein, giving the protein MFTIIHPHELTEPQRNWLAIAICGAIIADGNIAPEEMRYLEQALSFLSSQTKVDALIEAVKTQQLPPLHKFPNGSRQQEVQILLELSLILSSDMELSTREMDFLFQAGLKLGFPRDFIKIIIKWAGEGIVWKRKMEALIQAGSELKACYE; this is encoded by the coding sequence ATGTTTACTATTATTCACCCTCATGAATTGACGGAACCTCAGCGCAACTGGCTGGCAATCGCCATCTGTGGCGCCATCATAGCGGATGGAAACATCGCCCCGGAAGAAATGCGATACCTGGAACAGGCACTCTCTTTCCTGTCATCCCAAACCAAGGTGGATGCCCTGATTGAAGCGGTAAAAACCCAGCAATTGCCCCCTCTCCATAAATTTCCCAATGGCAGTCGGCAGCAAGAAGTCCAGATCCTGCTGGAACTGAGTCTGATCCTTTCATCCGATATGGAGTTGAGCACTCGTGAAATGGATTTTTTATTTCAGGCGGGATTGAAACTGGGGTTTCCCAGGGATTTTATTAAAATAATCATCAAGTGGGCCGGGGAAGGCATTGTCTGGAAACGCAAGATGGAAGCATTGATTCAGGCAGGATCAGAACTGAAAGCCTGTTACGAATAA
- a CDS encoding AAA family ATPase has protein sequence MGKRHLTYEEIYEKKFEDLRNLVPREAHPYLDRLKGNLRTIEAKYAPLYASASATPEMESDSSFLKVKDPYTIREHLDTYVVGQHDSKKVLSQVSYYHMSHLKREMETGRKNENYIKSSILMIGPTGSGKTLLANTLSTILGVPFVKVDATSMTKTGFVGDSIQDAVRELYYVTDGDMAKAECGIILVDEIDKLAGGSRDDYISNSIVTGKGVQQELLRPMENSTIDIFSQTNINSIREMMQGNDPANAKISTRNILFILAGAFDGLEEVILKRKRKELGQSIGFAKKETMTIHDVSLTDVLPQDLIEYGLIPELVGRITYIVPLERLDEQKLYEVLRDAKGSISQQIENSISKTTGKKVRFSDESLKRIAQQAAEVQTGGRALTEICFRLTNEFMFHLPSLNLEEYTITPEFVDQYLPMTYQLIVRPHIEQSMRKYPFLAPQVDWNDDAIDYIVERMVSKKIDSIHKYVSDFMTAWAPIINNIFTQRQQTVTITRSILETYEANHSNTNEIIFNLLNGKT, from the coding sequence ATGGGAAAACGACATTTAACATATGAAGAAATTTACGAAAAAAAATTTGAAGATCTTAGAAACCTGGTCCCTCGTGAAGCACATCCTTATCTGGATCGACTCAAAGGCAATCTGCGAACCATTGAAGCCAAATATGCTCCGCTGTATGCCTCCGCTTCCGCAACCCCGGAAATGGAATCAGATTCCTCCTTTCTGAAAGTCAAGGATCCTTACACCATCAGGGAACATCTGGATACCTATGTGGTGGGCCAGCATGATTCCAAAAAGGTGCTGTCTCAAGTGTCCTACTACCACATGTCTCATCTGAAACGTGAAATGGAGACAGGCCGGAAAAATGAGAACTACATTAAATCATCCATTTTGATGATCGGTCCGACTGGTTCCGGTAAGACACTTCTGGCCAATACACTCAGTACCATTCTGGGTGTGCCGTTTGTGAAAGTGGACGCGACCTCTATGACAAAGACAGGTTTTGTAGGCGACAGCATTCAGGATGCGGTCAGGGAACTGTATTACGTCACCGATGGCGATATGGCCAAGGCGGAATGTGGCATCATTCTGGTTGATGAAATTGATAAACTGGCAGGCGGAAGTCGGGACGACTACATTTCCAATTCCATTGTGACAGGCAAAGGCGTTCAGCAGGAACTGTTGCGACCGATGGAAAATTCAACCATTGATATTTTTTCACAGACCAATATCAACAGCATCCGGGAAATGATGCAGGGCAATGATCCGGCCAATGCCAAGATCTCCACCCGCAACATCCTGTTTATTCTGGCAGGCGCGTTTGATGGTCTGGAAGAAGTGATTCTTAAACGCAAACGCAAGGAACTTGGGCAATCCATCGGCTTTGCCAAAAAAGAAACCATGACCATCCATGATGTGTCTCTCACTGATGTTTTGCCGCAAGATCTGATTGAGTATGGACTCATTCCCGAGTTGGTTGGAAGGATCACCTATATTGTGCCGCTGGAACGTCTGGATGAGCAAAAATTGTATGAAGTTCTCCGCGATGCCAAGGGGTCCATTTCTCAGCAAATTGAAAACAGTATTTCAAAAACAACAGGAAAAAAAGTAAGGTTCTCCGATGAATCATTAAAACGGATTGCGCAACAAGCCGCAGAAGTTCAGACCGGTGGACGAGCGTTGACAGAAATCTGCTTCCGCTTGACCAACGAATTCATGTTTCATCTTCCCAGCCTGAATCTGGAGGAATACACCATCACTCCTGAATTTGTAGATCAATATCTGCCCATGACATACCAGTTGATCGTCCGTCCGCATATTGAACAGAGTATGCGTAAATATCCATTTCTGGCTCCACAGGTAGATTGGAACGATGACGCCATTGATTATATTGTGGAACGAATGGTCAGTAAAAAAATTGATTCCATTCATAAATATGTGAGTGATTTCATGACAGCCTGGGCTCCCATCATCAACAATATATTTACCCAGCGACAACAGACCGTTACCATCACCCGGAGTATCCTGGAAACCTATGAAGCCAATCATTCCAATACCAATGAAATCATTTTCAATCTGCTTAATGGCAAAACCTGA
- a CDS encoding nitronate monooxygenase, which translates to MGIFENTFTRQAGIQYPIICGAMYPCSNPELVAAVSEAGGLGIIQPVSMVYAHGHDFEKGLKLIRELTSKPVGMNIIVEKSVKAYEDRMKAWMDIALEQGIRFFVTALGNPAWVVEKAHARGGLVYHNVTERKWAKRALNEGVDGIICVNNRAGGHAGTHSPEKMISELNDLGVPLICAGGIGDEQHFADALNLGYQGVQMGTAFIATVECNSHQDYKQAIVDATEEDIVLTDKISGVPCAIINTPSVQKMGVTAGPFSRILLKGRKTKHWMRTFYSVLSLWKFKQSTLKGKGYKDYFQAGKSVSGIHQIEPAGELIRRFAATMEEQA; encoded by the coding sequence ATGGGGATTTTCGAAAATACGTTTACCAGACAGGCAGGCATTCAATATCCGATCATTTGCGGAGCAATGTATCCCTGTAGCAATCCTGAACTGGTTGCCGCTGTTTCAGAAGCCGGCGGTCTGGGAATCATCCAGCCTGTGTCCATGGTCTATGCCCATGGACATGATTTTGAGAAAGGCCTCAAACTCATCCGTGAACTGACCAGCAAGCCTGTCGGAATGAACATCATTGTTGAAAAATCGGTGAAGGCCTATGAAGACCGGATGAAAGCCTGGATGGATATCGCACTGGAACAGGGCATCCGCTTTTTTGTCACCGCTCTTGGAAATCCAGCCTGGGTGGTTGAAAAAGCGCATGCCCGGGGAGGCCTTGTCTATCATAATGTGACCGAACGCAAATGGGCAAAACGCGCCTTGAATGAAGGTGTCGATGGAATCATCTGCGTCAATAACCGCGCCGGAGGTCATGCGGGAACCCATTCTCCTGAAAAAATGATTTCGGAACTGAACGATCTTGGCGTTCCCCTGATCTGTGCGGGAGGCATTGGTGATGAACAGCATTTTGCTGATGCCTTGAACCTGGGCTATCAGGGCGTCCAGATGGGCACCGCGTTTATCGCGACGGTAGAATGTAATTCACATCAGGATTATAAACAGGCGATCGTGGACGCGACAGAAGAGGATATTGTGCTGACGGATAAAATTTCAGGAGTTCCCTGTGCGATCATCAACACACCCTCTGTGCAGAAAATGGGTGTGACTGCCGGGCCATTTTCCAGAATTCTGCTGAAAGGCAGAAAAACAAAACACTGGATGCGCACCTTTTACAGTGTGTTGTCCTTGTGGAAATTCAAGCAGTCAACCCTCAAAGGCAAGGGTTACAAAGATTATTTTCAGGCTGGAAAAAGTGTGTCTGGTATTCATCAGATTGAACCCGCGGGAGAACTCATCCGTCGATTTGCCGCAACCATGGAAGAGCAAGCCTGA
- a CDS encoding response regulator: MDATLDKYIQLLKASRYCSNQTEETLLQIINLGQIIHYFPDEDVYCEDEPLTDLFILLSGSASVIRQGCSIMELSDSGMMIGEEQLFEQGLTEHTILAKTSLQCLKLSLPYLQTEVSHEWVDRTFLKWGILSHQNKMKMLTEKNLEYVKHVEILQRYESTFIDSSKNIHGNKFWKETSDVSHSKNLQSAIQFHIEFEKLITQISIQFINVEMEKIDESIVDVLEKIGMFIHAEQMHMARFDDSGIRNFFEWHNAKVSPAFQDQSWIEDNLDWIKNELEQLGNFEIPIFTQKPITPDEDDDFPVKSLIAVSMKRSGDVVGFISFDSFYTWDTWLQEDLALLQIIGEVFLNVLERKEWEIKLSHARDIAEQANRNKTEFIANLSHEMRTPLNGIMGFCELAQTSGQLQDIQHYMGRILSESRVLKGLIDDILDQAKLTVGKLKLDPQPFYLQDLLIDLDESLGTQIRQKKLTYQWQLDETIPEILVGDYGRLRQIFVNLISNAAKFTEQGGIQLRCTLQDDQGTTVVLKFDVEDTGIGIPAEQLDRIFESFTQVDGSLTRKYGGTGLGTTISKALVELMQGQIQVRSVVNQGSSFSFTVCLGKNREGIPVNRHVSIENTDQYELMASQALNVMIVEDYETNQILVVHLLSKIGGHGHTAANGEKALEMFRPGLFDMILMDLQMPVMDGFEATRRIRKIEQQAGHVAVPIIALSAHPYARESSECFAVGMNDFLEKPLSKDKLFMMIKKWIRKETMVESENRLSSENNTVTDTAVNNPTDAASSLEKPIEYNQALLLFEEDKDLLNMVIQQFIDTMDERFLKIEELIRQQDCPAIRNEGHGLKGSARTIAANRLSELALKMEKAGESNNLELAQELLVELRNEQQRLLAFWEAHKASL; the protein is encoded by the coding sequence ATGGACGCGACACTGGACAAATACATTCAATTGCTCAAGGCCTCCCGATATTGCTCAAACCAAACGGAAGAGACCCTGCTGCAAATTATCAATCTGGGGCAGATCATTCATTATTTCCCAGATGAAGATGTCTATTGCGAAGACGAACCACTGACAGATCTGTTCATTCTACTTTCAGGTTCGGCAAGTGTTATCCGACAGGGATGCTCGATTATGGAGTTATCAGACTCCGGAATGATGATTGGTGAAGAACAACTGTTTGAACAAGGCCTCACAGAACACACCATTTTGGCAAAGACCTCCCTTCAATGCCTGAAACTGTCACTTCCCTATTTGCAAACAGAAGTTTCACATGAATGGGTGGATCGAACATTTCTGAAATGGGGAATCCTGTCGCATCAGAATAAAATGAAGATGCTGACAGAAAAGAATCTCGAATATGTCAAACATGTGGAAATACTTCAGCGTTATGAATCCACATTCATTGATTCTTCAAAGAACATTCACGGGAATAAATTCTGGAAAGAAACTTCAGACGTCTCTCACTCAAAAAATCTTCAATCCGCCATTCAGTTCCATATCGAATTTGAAAAACTCATCACGCAGATTTCCATTCAGTTCATCAACGTTGAAATGGAAAAAATTGATGAATCGATTGTTGATGTTCTGGAAAAGATTGGAATGTTTATTCATGCGGAACAAATGCACATGGCCCGTTTTGACGATTCAGGCATCAGAAATTTCTTTGAATGGCATAATGCCAAGGTTTCTCCTGCATTTCAGGACCAATCCTGGATTGAGGACAATCTTGACTGGATCAAAAATGAGCTGGAACAATTGGGCAATTTTGAAATCCCTATCTTCACCCAGAAGCCAATCACACCGGATGAGGATGATGATTTTCCGGTAAAGTCGCTGATTGCGGTTTCCATGAAGCGTTCCGGTGACGTGGTCGGGTTTATCTCGTTTGATTCTTTTTACACATGGGATACCTGGCTTCAGGAAGATCTGGCCTTGTTACAGATTATTGGAGAAGTATTTTTGAATGTTCTGGAGCGTAAGGAATGGGAAATAAAGTTGAGTCATGCACGTGATATCGCTGAGCAAGCCAACCGCAATAAAACAGAATTCATTGCCAATCTGTCCCACGAAATGCGCACTCCGCTGAATGGGATCATGGGTTTTTGTGAATTGGCGCAGACTTCCGGACAGTTGCAGGATATTCAGCATTACATGGGAAGAATTCTGTCTGAATCGAGAGTGCTCAAGGGGTTGATTGATGATATTCTCGACCAGGCAAAACTCACTGTGGGTAAATTGAAACTCGATCCACAGCCATTTTATCTTCAGGATCTATTGATTGATCTGGATGAAAGTCTGGGAACACAGATACGTCAAAAAAAGTTAACATATCAATGGCAGTTGGATGAAACCATTCCTGAAATCCTTGTGGGAGACTATGGCCGACTGCGACAGATTTTTGTCAATCTGATCAGCAATGCCGCAAAATTCACAGAACAGGGTGGCATTCAATTGCGATGTACACTGCAAGACGATCAGGGAACCACCGTCGTACTGAAATTTGACGTGGAAGACACAGGCATCGGGATTCCCGCGGAACAGTTGGATCGTATTTTTGAGAGCTTCACTCAGGTGGATGGGAGTTTAACCAGAAAATATGGTGGCACAGGTCTGGGAACCACCATTTCCAAAGCGTTGGTTGAACTGATGCAAGGGCAGATTCAGGTCCGCAGTGTCGTCAATCAGGGCAGTAGTTTTTCCTTCACGGTCTGTCTTGGAAAAAATCGCGAGGGTATTCCGGTAAACAGACATGTTTCCATAGAAAATACCGATCAGTACGAGCTGATGGCCAGCCAGGCGTTGAATGTGATGATTGTCGAAGACTATGAAACCAACCAGATACTGGTGGTACATCTGTTATCAAAGATCGGCGGACATGGGCATACCGCGGCAAATGGAGAGAAGGCTCTGGAAATGTTTCGCCCCGGTTTGTTTGACATGATTCTGATGGATCTGCAAATGCCGGTGATGGACGGTTTTGAAGCAACTCGACGAATCAGAAAAATAGAACAACAGGCTGGTCATGTCGCGGTGCCTATCATTGCGCTGTCAGCACATCCCTATGCTCGTGAATCCTCTGAATGTTTTGCTGTTGGTATGAATGATTTTCTCGAAAAACCGTTGAGTAAAGACAAACTGTTTATGATGATAAAAAAGTGGATAAGAAAGGAAACCATGGTTGAGTCTGAAAATAGATTATCCTCAGAAAATAATACGGTCACAGATACTGCTGTCAATAATCCAACAGACGCGGCTTCATCCCTGGAAAAACCGATAGAATACAATCAGGCCCTGTTATTGTTTGAAGAGGACAAAGATCTGCTGAATATGGTGATTCAGCAATTTATTGACACCATGGATGAACGGTTTTTGAAGATTGAAGAACTGATCCGTCAGCAGGATTGCCCTGCTATACGAAATGAAGGACATGGATTGAAAGGCAGTGCCCGTACCATTGCGGCCAACCGGTTGAGCGAATTGGCCCTCAAAATGGAAAAGGCAGGTGAATCAAACAATCTGGAACTGGCTCAGGAACTGCTGGTCGAGTTGCGCAATGAACAACAGCGGTTGCTGGCCTTCTGGGAAGCACACAAGGCCTCTTTGTGA
- a CDS encoding ParA family protein, with translation MSENISSSENRLSWMQKTGVSPATLKNPGNPQGHSTIISLVQTKGGTGKSTLARCLAYSRTFQEQFQSIALVELDPQGTLKDWYDQRPQELRQQNRICVFQLLTLDQAEMEREIHALKQEYGLLILDLPGESTAKFATQFAMAVSDKIVVPMRYSAPDFQSFAKHLQPLILRQSCNSSGDATRFLIIPTFVHPNTNPQLLHAEFEKILPHTVECLKYYLPLRSVYENYSWASRTLHEYARTVKTNSREHDQAAKAIHDVEMIARTLLSSHRQNHMNPEIS, from the coding sequence ATGTCCGAGAATATTTCTTCATCAGAAAACCGGTTATCCTGGATGCAGAAAACGGGTGTTTCGCCTGCAACTTTGAAAAATCCCGGCAATCCACAGGGGCACAGCACCATTATTTCGCTGGTTCAAACCAAAGGCGGAACAGGCAAAAGCACGCTGGCACGCTGTCTGGCTTATTCGCGAACCTTTCAGGAACAGTTCCAGTCTATCGCTCTGGTTGAACTGGATCCTCAGGGAACTCTCAAAGACTGGTATGATCAGCGACCGCAGGAATTGCGTCAGCAAAACCGCATCTGTGTATTCCAGTTGCTGACCTTGGATCAGGCTGAAATGGAGCGTGAGATCCATGCGTTGAAACAGGAATATGGATTATTGATCCTGGACTTGCCCGGTGAATCCACCGCAAAATTCGCAACCCAGTTTGCTATGGCCGTCAGTGACAAGATAGTGGTCCCCATGCGTTACAGTGCTCCGGACTTTCAGAGTTTTGCCAAACATTTACAGCCATTGATCCTGCGACAATCGTGCAATTCCTCAGGCGACGCCACCCGGTTTCTGATCATTCCGACCTTTGTGCATCCCAACACCAATCCACAACTGTTGCATGCTGAATTTGAAAAAATACTTCCCCACACTGTCGAATGTCTGAAATATTACTTGCCACTACGAAGTGTTTATGAAAACTACTCATGGGCCAGCCGAACACTTCATGAATATGCCCGTACAGTAAAAACCAATTCACGGGAACATGATCAGGCAGCCAAAGCAATTCATGATGTGGAAATGATCGCCAGAACACTGTTATCATCACACAGACAGAACCACATGAACCCTGAAATATCATAA